ACCGTCCACCGATGACGGCGTTCGAGGAGGCTCGCGGCTCGGCGGTCGACACCCTTCCCGGTCGGCGACGGCTCGTCATCGGCGCCATCGGGGTCGTCTTCTGGACGTGGTTGCTCGCCCGCTGGGCCTACCACAACGCGTGGCTCGACAGCCTGTTCACCGCAGTCGGGTTTCCAGACCTGATCCGTTCGGAGATGGGAGTCAGCCAGCGCGAGCCCTGGCTCCCCGTCGAGCCGTTCGAATCGTTCGACCTCGTGAGCCTGGCGATCGAGTCGGCGCCGTCGCTGGCGGCGGGCGCGTTCATCACCGTCTACCTGACGGTCCTCTCGATGCTCTTCGGGCTGGTGATCGCCGTCCCCCTCGCGGTCGCGCGAACGTACGGCGGCCCGATCCTCAGTCGGATCTCGCTGGCTTACACCGAACTCATCCGCGGGACGCCCCTGCTCGCCCAGCTCTTCTTCCTCTACTTCGGGTTGCCACTGGCGGGCATTTTCGACTCGCTCGGCTTCGTCGGCCAGGGTGGGATTCCACGGGCCGCCATCTTCGTCGCCATCGTCGGCTTCACGATCAACTCCTCGGCCTACCAGGCCGAGTACATCCGGGCGGCCCTGCAATCGGTCGACCCCGGACAGCTCACGGCAGCCAGAGCCGTCGGCCTCTCCAGGACGCAGGGCATCCGTCACGTCGTCCTCCCGCAGGGGCTCCGGTTTGCGATTCCCGGCTGGACAAACGAATTCATCTACCTCATCAAGTACTCCTCGCTGGCGGCGTTCATTACCGTCCCCGAACTGTTCCGGCGAGGCAGGAACATCGGCTCTGATACGTTCGAGTTCACCAACATCTACATCATCGTCGCGCTATTTTACCTCGCGCTGGTGCTCACGACGTCGCTCGCGATGGCTCGCCTGGAGCGATCAGTTGCGATTCCAGGACTGGGGACGGTGTCCGAACGGAACTGATGGCAAACGAGAACTGATTTTTGGGTGGCGGACGTAGGCTCGAGCGGCCGATGACGACGTACTCGCTCCGAACCGGACTCGGCACCCGGTGGCGACGAGCCCTATGAGTGCCGAGGCCCATCTGCTCCCGATACTCAGCCGTATCGATCGCGGTGAGACGCTTTGAGCCGCTGGTACTCGCTGTCGTCCGTGACCAACTTGAGCCACGTCTCGTAGACTAACGCGGCTTCGCGCTTGTCGGAGTCAGCCCAGTGGATCGGCTCGCGCTCGCTTCCGTCAACGTACTTTCGACCACCGGGGTACCTGGCGTACCGCATCGCTCGGGTGTACCCCATCTGGAGATACTTTCTCGCCATGTCCATTCCCACGACATCACCGTCGCGTCTGTACTCACGGAATCGCTCGTAGATGGCTTCCCCGCCTTCGTCGGCCGTCTCGCGGTCCGCATACCCCCACAGTGGCAAGAGCTCGGCCTTGTAAGGCTGGACCTTGAACACGCCTTCTTCGCCGCGGCCGATTTCATATCGCTCGGGCTGGGTCCGGTAGTCGACGTCGTTCGCCGCGTCGTCTC
This region of Natronosalvus halobius genomic DNA includes:
- a CDS encoding DUF4385 family protein produces the protein MTADTGKGRPGERALVADNARDTHAGSEPPHRRDDAANDVDYRTQPERYEIGRGEEGVFKVQPYKAELLPLWGYADRETADEGGEAIYERFREYRRDGDVVGMDMARKYLQMGYTRAMRYARYPGGRKYVDGSEREPIHWADSDKREAALVYETWLKLVTDDSEYQRLKASHRDRYG
- a CDS encoding amino acid ABC transporter permease is translated as MTAFEEARGSAVDTLPGRRRLVIGAIGVVFWTWLLARWAYHNAWLDSLFTAVGFPDLIRSEMGVSQREPWLPVEPFESFDLVSLAIESAPSLAAGAFITVYLTVLSMLFGLVIAVPLAVARTYGGPILSRISLAYTELIRGTPLLAQLFFLYFGLPLAGIFDSLGFVGQGGIPRAAIFVAIVGFTINSSAYQAEYIRAALQSVDPGQLTAARAVGLSRTQGIRHVVLPQGLRFAIPGWTNEFIYLIKYSSLAAFITVPELFRRGRNIGSDTFEFTNIYIIVALFYLALVLTTSLAMARLERSVAIPGLGTVSERN